The DNA region AGCTCGGCGTCGTTGGTGTGCTGGACCAGCCCGCGGGCGATGGCGGTGCGGGCCGCGTCGGCCTGCCCCATCACGCCGCCGCCCTGCACGTCCACCTCGACGTCGACGCCCTCGCGGAGGTCGTCGTCGGCCAGGCGGAACGGTTCGAGCATCTTCAGCTGGGCCAGCTCCGGCTCGGTCAACTCGACTGGCTGTGCGTTGATGCGCACGCGGCCCTCGCCCTCGCGGATCGTCGCGCGGGCGACGGCCGTCTTCTTCTTGCCTGATGTGTTCGTTACCATGTTTGCTTGGCTCCCAGCGCCTCGCTCACGTCGCCGAGCGAGACGAACTTGATGTTCGACAGTCGGTCCAGCGAGGTCCCGTCGAGGACTTCGCCGTCCTCGTCGTAGGGGTTGCCCACGTAGACGCGGACGTTCTCGAACGCCTCGCGACCGCGGTCGGTCTTGTAGGGCACCATCCCGCGGATCGACCGCTTGAGGATGCCGTCCGGCCGCTTCGGGTAGGCCGGCCCCTGGTCGGAGCCGACCTCGCGGCGCGTCTCGAACGTGCCGATCACGTCGTCCTCGCTGCCGGTGACGACCGCCGCCTCGGCGTTGACCACCGCGACGCGCTCGCCGTCGAGCGCGCGCTCGGCGACCTGCGAGGCGACGCGACCGAGGATGCAGTCCCGCGCGTCGACGACCACGTCGGCCTCGAACTCGGCGAGGCTCATCGGATCACCCGCACGTTCGATCCCTCGGGATTGTCTTCGAGTACCTGTTCTAGCGGTGCCGCCTCGCCGACCTGGTCGATCTTCTGCTCGGCGGTGCCGGAGAAGTCGACCGCGGCCACGGTCACGTCCTTCTGCAGGACGCCACTGCCGAGCACCTTGCCGGGCACCACCACGGTCTCGTCCTCCTGGGCGTATCGCTCGATACGACCCAGGTTGACTTCCGCGTGGGTGCGCCGCGGGCTCTCCAGGCGCTCGGCCACGTCGCCCCAGACGTCGCCGCCCGAGTTCCGGGCGGTCGTCTTGAGGTCGGCGATGAGGCTACTGAGTCTCGGATTGCTCTTGCTCATACGTTTCTAGAAAAGTGCAGGGAGCAGGATTTGAACCTGCGGACCCCTACGGGACAGCGCCCTGAACGCTGCG from Halosimplex halophilum includes:
- a CDS encoding 30S ribosomal protein S9, with the translated sequence MVTNTSGKKKTAVARATIREGEGRVRINAQPVELTEPELAQLKMLEPFRLADDDLREGVDVEVDVQGGGVMGQADAARTAIARGLVQHTNDAELRDAYMEFDRSLLVNDVRQSESKKWGGPGARARYQKSYR
- a CDS encoding 50S ribosomal protein L13, whose protein sequence is MSLAEFEADVVVDARDCILGRVASQVAERALDGERVAVVNAEAAVVTGSEDDVIGTFETRREVGSDQGPAYPKRPDGILKRSIRGMVPYKTDRGREAFENVRVYVGNPYDEDGEVLDGTSLDRLSNIKFVSLGDVSEALGAKQTW
- a CDS encoding 50S ribosomal protein L18e; the protein is MSKSNPRLSSLIADLKTTARNSGGDVWGDVAERLESPRRTHAEVNLGRIERYAQEDETVVVPGKVLGSGVLQKDVTVAAVDFSGTAEQKIDQVGEAAPLEQVLEDNPEGSNVRVIR